The Chryseobacterium sp. G0186 genome contains a region encoding:
- a CDS encoding class I lanthipeptide: MNNKSVKLGKEVTLNKDAVTKLQEDQLNKVKGGKKVGDMDQDLEGGSFSCIGASCNWCG; this comes from the coding sequence ATGAACAACAAATCAGTAAAACTAGGCAAAGAAGTAACGCTTAACAAGGACGCTGTTACAAAACTACAGGAAGATCAGTTAAACAAGGTAAAAGGCGGAAAGAAGGTTGGCGATATGGACCAAGACCTTGAGGGAGGAAGCTTTAGCTGTATCGGAGCATCTTGCAACTGGTGTGGATAA
- a CDS encoding class I lanthipeptide: MNNKSVKLGKEVTLNKDAVTKLQEDQLNKVKGGKKVGDMDQDLEGGSFSCIGASCNWCG; this comes from the coding sequence ATGAACAACAAATCAGTAAAACTAGGCAAAGAAGTAACGCTTAACAAGGACGCTGTTACAAAACTACAGGAAGACCAATTAAACAAGGTAAAAGGCGGAAAGAAGGTTGGCGATATGGACCAAGACCTTGAGGGAGGAAGCTTTAGCTGTATCGGAGCATCTTGCAACTGGTGTGGATAA
- a CDS encoding class I lanthipeptide encodes MNNKSVKLGKEVTLNKDAVTKLQEDQLNKVKGGKKVGDMDQELEGGSFSCVAASCNGCG; translated from the coding sequence ATGAACAACAAATCAGTAAAACTAGGCAAAGAAGTAACGCTTAACAAGGACGCTGTTACAAAACTACAGGAAGATCAGTTAAACAAGGTAAAAGGCGGAAAGAAGGTTGGCGATATGGACCAAGAGCTTGAAGGCGGAAGCTTCAGCTGTGTGGCAGCATCTTGCAACGGATGTGGATAA
- a CDS encoding lanthionine synthetase LanC family protein, which produces MRTKIEKELNKILSMDTELPGSDGLFTGKLSYAYSLIHLDNTGKYAEKANEILGSVISKVLDANSSLLLKESIYGGLSGLGWLLREMDQLNVLSDNNNIDLSGLNEKFFEDAIQYTENNNFDYLYGGIGILYYLNLCGEKEYVTAIIDKILEKENQNTRSPFFNDAGLLQGTHFGYAHGLPSLVKIFSEINDERMNALINDSLNYQENIIRNNNTMIENTRYVLPRTVYREEEELFLNWRPALTWSNSDLNFSTTLYSLPEIYKTENMIENANIIIEESVKRTELKQTVHNEDYRLFFGSAGVAQLYKVLYDQNIMPEITSNAYEQWIVKTSDFLDTSNGEADYSYINGKIGAILSVKEYLGDNVGDWDKLLLI; this is translated from the coding sequence ATGAGAACTAAAATTGAAAAAGAACTAAACAAAATACTTTCCATGGACACAGAACTGCCAGGAAGTGACGGACTGTTCACAGGGAAGTTAAGCTACGCGTATTCATTAATACATTTAGACAATACAGGAAAATATGCTGAAAAAGCAAATGAAATCCTGGGATCAGTAATCAGTAAAGTATTAGATGCCAACTCTTCATTACTTCTCAAAGAAAGTATTTATGGAGGACTTTCCGGATTAGGATGGTTACTTCGAGAAATGGATCAATTAAATGTACTTTCCGATAACAATAACATAGACTTAAGTGGCTTAAACGAAAAATTTTTCGAAGATGCCATCCAATATACAGAAAACAATAATTTCGACTATCTATATGGCGGAATTGGAATCTTATATTATCTGAATCTTTGTGGTGAAAAAGAATATGTAACTGCAATTATTGATAAGATTTTAGAAAAAGAAAACCAAAATACAAGATCTCCTTTCTTTAATGATGCCGGATTATTACAGGGAACTCATTTCGGATATGCACACGGACTTCCTTCATTAGTTAAAATATTTTCAGAAATTAATGATGAAAGAATGAATGCCCTTATTAATGATTCTTTAAACTATCAGGAAAATATTATTAGAAATAATAATACGATGATAGAAAATACAAGGTATGTATTACCCAGAACAGTATACAGAGAAGAAGAAGAACTTTTTCTTAACTGGCGACCAGCTTTAACATGGTCAAATAGTGATTTGAACTTCTCTACGACATTATATTCTCTTCCGGAAATCTATAAAACAGAGAATATGATAGAAAATGCAAATATCATTATTGAAGAGTCTGTTAAGCGTACAGAGCTAAAGCAAACTGTACACAATGAGGATTACAGACTTTTCTTCGGAAGTGCAGGGGTTGCACAACTTTACAAAGTCCTCTACGATCAAAATATTATGCCGGAAATTACTTCTAATGCTTATGAGCAATGGATTGTAAAGACGAGCGATTTCCTGGATACATCTAATGGAGAAGCTGATTATTCATACATCAACGGAAAAATAGGAGCTATCCTAAGTGTAAAAGAATATCTGGGTGATAACGTAGGAGATTGGGATAAATTATTACTTATTTAA
- a CDS encoding class I lanthipeptide produces the protein MNNKSVKLGKEVTLSKDAVTKLQEDQLNKVKGGKNVGDADQSLEGGSWSCIGASCNFCG, from the coding sequence ATGAACAACAAATCAGTAAAACTAGGAAAAGAAGTAACGCTTAGCAAGGACGCTGTTACAAAACTACAGGAAGATCAATTAAATAAGGTAAAAGGAGGAAAGAATGTTGGTGATGCAGACCAAAGCCTTGAAGGAGGAAGCTGGAGCTGTATAGGAGCATCTTGTAACTTCTGCGGATAA
- a CDS encoding lanthionine synthetase LanC family protein — translation MENNQIYFINNFIDSSDVEVYSSSVSYGLGGVSLFKYYLYLLTQEERYLQDAINYLDEAMNLISSKNYSPIPNFSKELLEIATLIHYYVDEQALDIESVESFLDIIHPIIDSEYAKILEAETLSPQSGLVSFGIYYLQNKKYIQVNEIIEKITKKAIAHEDGLVWQSDVERDGKYLHELGIFHGSAGIINFLLECLKDEKFITKIDVKSIIDRGLKSIIYLEKTGDHNFFPSQIEDTKYPIKSNLVYGDIGIATILYKSGKVLQNDSLKAKAKKVLERCLKDTSKITKDEASLIFGTSGIYSIIGLIEAEEDFDLEVDKKEILELLQEEEKNNFSPQLNRFIPSSSLSFSSGVSGVGIAMIAAKIKNYDFLNFLNYKL, via the coding sequence ATGGAGAATAATCAAATTTATTTTATCAACAATTTTATTGATTCATCTGATGTAGAAGTATATTCTAGCAGTGTTTCTTACGGATTAGGTGGAGTTAGCCTATTTAAATATTATCTATATCTATTGACACAGGAGGAAAGATATCTACAGGATGCAATTAATTATCTTGATGAAGCAATGAATTTAATTTCTTCCAAGAATTATTCTCCTATTCCTAATTTTTCTAAAGAATTATTGGAGATTGCAACCCTTATACATTATTATGTAGATGAGCAGGCTCTGGATATAGAAAGTGTAGAAAGCTTTTTAGATATTATTCACCCGATCATTGACAGTGAATATGCAAAAATTCTGGAAGCTGAAACCTTGAGTCCACAATCAGGACTTGTAAGTTTTGGGATATATTATTTGCAAAATAAAAAATATATCCAAGTCAATGAAATCATTGAAAAGATTACGAAGAAAGCTATTGCCCACGAAGATGGATTGGTTTGGCAATCAGATGTAGAAAGAGACGGGAAATATCTTCACGAATTAGGAATTTTTCATGGTTCAGCAGGAATTATCAATTTTCTTCTTGAATGTTTAAAAGATGAAAAATTTATTACAAAAATTGATGTAAAAAGTATCATAGATAGAGGCTTAAAGAGCATTATTTATCTTGAAAAAACTGGGGATCATAACTTCTTCCCCTCCCAAATAGAAGATACTAAATATCCTATAAAGAGTAATCTTGTATATGGAGATATAGGTATCGCAACCATATTATACAAATCGGGGAAAGTCTTACAAAACGATTCTCTGAAAGCAAAAGCAAAAAAAGTATTAGAAAGATGTCTCAAAGACACTAGCAAAATAACTAAAGATGAAGCCTCTCTAATCTTCGGAACCAGCGGAATCTATTCAATAATAGGTTTAATAGAAGCAGAAGAAGATTTTGATTTAGAGGTTGATAAAAAAGAAATTTTAGAGCTATTACAAGAAGAAGAAAAAAATAACTTTTCTCCACAACTCAATAGGTTTATTCCGTCTTCTTCTCTATCATTTTCATCCGGAGTAAGTGGAGTAGGCATCGCCATGATTGCCGCAAAAATAAAAAACTATGACTTTTTAAACTTCCTAAACTATAAACTATGA
- a CDS encoding class I lanthipeptide, with translation MNNKSVKLGKEVTLNKDAVTKLQEDQLNKVKGGKKVGDMDQDLEGGSWSCVGLSCNGCG, from the coding sequence ATGAACAACAAATCAGTAAAACTAGGCAAAGAAGTAACGCTTAACAAGGACGCTGTTACAAAACTACAGGAAGATCAGTTAAACAAGGTAAAAGGCGGAAAGAAGGTTGGCGATATGGACCAAGACCTTGAAGGAGGAAGCTGGAGCTGTGTAGGATTATCTTGCAACGGATGTGGATAA